In one Pygocentrus nattereri isolate fPygNat1 chromosome 21, fPygNat1.pri, whole genome shotgun sequence genomic region, the following are encoded:
- the LOC108438639 gene encoding endothelin-3 has product MAKASWVNLGVLLLIGLTAANADGFPPLPKDAREQDATAQTRSSSAAAPAPAAVARGRRTRRCTCYTYKDKECVYYCHLDIIWINTPERTVPYGMSSYRGSQRVRRSVAGGKEAQRCACALETDSACSSFCTKRWKSP; this is encoded by the exons ATGGCCAAGGCGTCCTGGGTGAATTTAGGCGTGTTGCTGTTGATCGGACTGACCGCTGCGAACGCCGACG GTTTCCCGCCGCTTCCCAAAGACGCTCGCGAGCAGGACGCCACCGCGCAGACGCGGTCCAGCAGCGCCGCGGCCCCGGCTCCGGCGGCGGTGGCGCGCGGGCGACGAACGCGGAGATGCACGTGCTATACGTACAAGGACAAGGAGTGTGTTTACTACTGCCACCTGGACATCATCTGGATCAACACCCCGGA GCGCACCGTCCCGTACGGCATGTCGAGTTACCGAGGCTCGCAGCGCGTGCGGCGCTCTGTGGCAGGTGGGAAGGAGGCGCAGCGCTGCGCGTGTGCTCTGGAGACCGATTCTGCGTGCAGCAGCTTCTGTACTAAGAG GTGGAAGTCACCATGA